Proteins from a single region of Antechinus flavipes isolate AdamAnt ecotype Samford, QLD, Australia chromosome 2, AdamAnt_v2, whole genome shotgun sequence:
- the TRIM32 gene encoding E3 ubiquitin-protein ligase TRIM32 — MATASQMNLDALREVLECPICLESFTEEVLRPKLLHCGHTVCRHCLEKLLASTINGVRCPFCSKVTRITNLSLLADNLTILKIIDTGGLNEAVSLLMCRTCGRRLPRQFCKSCGILLCEPCRTAKHSLPKHFVLPIKEAAEERRHHFGEKLAQLREVVKELQLRKETLERVSKDLQSRYKAVLQEYGREERRVQQELARSRKFFTGSLAEVEKANSQVMEEQGYLLNIAEVQAVSRCDYFLAKLKQADVAILEEVADEEEPELTSNLPQELTLQDVELLKMGHVGPLQIGQAVKKPRTVNIDEPWVEEVDATSITIREMDGSPDDMTPSPRSSPSRQRKSEAAASIQQCHFIKKMGAKGSTPGMFNLPVSLHVTNQGEVLVADRGNFRIQVFSRKGFLKEIRRSPSGIDSFVLSFLGADLPNLTPLSVAMNCQGLIGVTDSYDNSVKVYTLEGHCIACHRSQLSKPWGITALPSGQFVVTDVEGGKLWCFTVDRSAGVVKFNCLCGAVRPKFVTCDAEGTIYFTQGLGLNLENRQIEHHLEGGFSIGSVGPDGQLGRQISHFFSENEDFRCIAGMCVDARGDLIVADSSRKEILHFPKGGGYNVLIREGLICPVDIALTPKGQLLVLDCWDHCIKIYSYHLRRYSTP; from the coding sequence ATGGCTACAGCTTCTCAAATGAATCTGGATGCTCTTCGTGAAGTGCTAGAATGCCCTATCTGCCTGGAATCCTTTACTGAAGAGGTTTTGCGCCCCAAGCTCCTTCATTGTGGCCACACTGTCTGCCGGCACTGTCTGGAGAAATTATTGGCAAGCACCATCAATGGCGTCCGCTGCCCCTTCTGTAGCAAGGTCACGCGCATCACCAACTTATCCTTGTTAGCGGACAACCTGACCATACTGAAGATCATTGACACAGGAGGGCTGAATGAGGCCGTGTCACTGCTGATGTGTCGGACCTGTGGGCGGAGACTACCCAGACAGTTCTGCAAGAGCTGTGGCATATTGCTTTGTGAGCCCTGTAGGACAGCAAAGCACTCGTTGCCCAAACACTTTGTGCTCCCCATCAAGGAGGCAGCTGAGGAGCGGCGCCATCACTTTGGTGAGAAGCTTGCTCAGTTGCGGGAGGTGGTCAAAGAATTGCAACTGCGGAAGGAGACCCTGGAAAGGGTCTCCAAAGACTTGCAGAGCCGTTACAAGGCAGTTCTACAGGAATACGGGCGGGAAGAACGACGGGTTCAGCAGGAGCTGGCCCGTTCACGCAAATTCTTCACAGGATCCCTGGCAGAGGTGGAAAAAGCTAATAGCCAAGTGATGGAAGAACAAGGATACTTGCTAAATATTGCAGAGGTACAGGCTGTGTCTCGTTGTGATTATTTCCTCGCCAAGCTCAAACAGGCAGATGTGGCTATTTTGGAAGAGGTAGCTGATGAGGAGGAGCCAGAGCTGACATCCAACCTACCCCAGGAACTGACCTTGCAGGATGTGGAGCTCCTTAAAATGGGTCATGTTGGCCCCCTCCAGATTGGCCAGGCAGTCAAGAAGCCCCGAACAGTCAATATAGACGAGCCCTGGGTTGAAGAGGTTGACGCCACCTCCATAACAATCCGGGAGATGGATGGGAGCCCAGATGATATGACTCCTAGTCCCCGGTCCTCACCTTCTCGTCAGCGAAAATCTGAGGCGGCAGCCAGCATACAACAGTGCCACTTTATCAAGAAGATGGGTGCTAAAGGGAGCACACCAGGCATGTTCAATCTGCCTGTCAGTCTCCACGTCACCAATCAGGGTGAAGTGCTGGTGGCTGATCGAGGCAATTTCCGGATCCAGGTCTTCTCCCGCAAAGGCTTTCTGAAGGAGATTCGGCGCAGTCCCAGTGGCATTGACAGTTTTGTGCTCAGTTTCCTTGGAGCTGATCTGCCCAATCTGACCCCATTGTCAGTGGCCATGAATTGTCAGGGACTGATTGGTGTGACTGACAGCTATGACAATTCTGTCAAAGTGTATACTTTAGAAGGCcattgtattgcttgccatcgGAGTCAACTGAGCAAGCCCTGGGGCATTACTGCTCTGCCCTCGGGTCAGTTTGTGGTCACTGATGTGGAAGGAGGCAAGCTATGGTGTTTTACAGTTGACCGATCAGCTGGAGTCGTCAAATTCAACTGTCTCTGTGGTGCTGTTCGTCCCAAGTTTGTTACCTGTGATGCTGAGGGCACTATCTATTTCACCCAGGGGCTGGGCCTCAATCTGGAGAATCGACAGATTGAACACCACCTTGAGGGTGGTTTCTCCATTGGTTCTGTGGGTCCTGATGGGCAGCTGGGCCGTCAGATCAGCCACTTCTTCTCTGAGAATGAAGACTTCCGCTGTATTGCTGGTATGTGTGTGGATGCTCGTGGGGACCTCATTGTTGCTGATAGCAGCAGAAAGGAGATCCTACACTTCCCTAAGGGTGGTGGCTACAATGTCCTTATCCGGGAAGGACTCATTTGTCCTGTAGACATTGCTCTTACTCCTAAAGGGCAGCTCCTGGTGCTGGATTGTTGGGATCACTGCATCAAGATCTATAGTTACCACTTAAGAAGATATTCTACCCCTTAA